From Bacillus sp. FSL K6-3431, the proteins below share one genomic window:
- a CDS encoding TIGR01777 family oxidoreductase, with protein sequence MNMKVVIAGGTGFIGKYLEGQFRELGYEVKVISRQTPHITWNNKQEIVNALENSDMLINLAGKSVNCRYNSRNKEEIINSRTETTNILGNAIGECKNPPRLWINSSTATIYRHAEDRPMTEETGEIGFGFSVEVAKKWEQAFFAFPLPKTRQVALRIAIVLGENGGVMTPYKNLVKYGLGGVQGSGRQKFSWIHVEDLYNIILFIKEKEEISGVVNCSAPNPITNRELMETLRKTLNRNFGLPASKWMLEVGSFFIKTETELILKSRWVIPERLINEGYTFKFDRIDKALQQIL encoded by the coding sequence ATGAACATGAAAGTAGTCATTGCTGGCGGTACTGGTTTTATTGGTAAGTATTTAGAGGGGCAATTTAGAGAATTAGGTTATGAAGTGAAGGTCATATCCAGACAAACTCCACATATCACATGGAATAATAAACAAGAGATTGTTAATGCATTGGAAAACTCTGATATGTTAATTAATCTTGCAGGAAAATCAGTAAATTGTCGCTACAATTCTCGTAATAAAGAGGAAATTATAAATTCTAGGACTGAGACCACCAATATACTCGGAAATGCAATTGGTGAATGTAAGAATCCGCCGCGCTTATGGATAAATTCAAGTACAGCCACCATATACAGACATGCAGAAGATAGACCAATGACAGAAGAAACAGGGGAAATTGGCTTTGGCTTTTCTGTTGAAGTTGCAAAAAAATGGGAGCAAGCCTTTTTTGCATTTCCATTGCCCAAAACGCGTCAAGTTGCCTTAAGAATTGCGATAGTGTTAGGGGAAAATGGTGGTGTAATGACCCCATATAAAAACTTAGTGAAATATGGTCTAGGCGGTGTTCAAGGATCTGGGCGGCAAAAATTTAGCTGGATTCATGTCGAGGATTTATATAACATTATACTTTTTATAAAAGAAAAAGAGGAAATAAGCGGAGTAGTCAATTGTTCCGCACCAAATCCGATTACAAATCGTGAATTAATGGAAACCCTCCGAAAAACGTTAAATAGAAATTTTGGACTACCAGCATCGAAATGGATGTTAGAGGTAGGGTCCTTTTTTATCAAGACAGAAACTGAGTTAATCTTAAAAAGTCGTTGGGTTATTCCAGAACGATTAATTAATGAAGGATATACTTTTAAATTTGATAGAATCGATAAAGCACTGCAACAGATTTTATAG
- a CDS encoding phosphotransferase: protein MSELVLENIISVEAIDCKYLTYLLRVSGYEDAEVVAFKRESVDGSSHGGGSIHRFRLIFSTHGSNIAPDSIILKESREIHTQSLDPVFARREAECYKNNLFKNINKKLYIPKAYQLIVKPDLKQYWVWMEDLGEKAFNIEITPAILVEMVRDISELHSMWWGREDELRNMPFLRHRAQAMYDGLWVDRIAQNCQSIALHSQAEQISKVFTEKRCKALMQLSKAKELIYPKLEALPQTLLHHDIWPPNLGRYSGKTVLIDWSYVGQGTPGADLSQTVALLFQMWDPNLDDEALLHALWTGLKEDSGLTVEYEEIVAGYELAFCLRPAHVLAGPVLGSILSGKSSMVGDSSLDGKLASAEAVLQRIERGIRRLEG, encoded by the coding sequence ATGTCAGAGCTTGTATTGGAAAATATCATTTCAGTTGAAGCAATTGATTGTAAATACCTTACCTATCTACTGAGAGTATCAGGCTATGAGGATGCTGAAGTTGTTGCATTCAAAAGGGAATCTGTTGATGGAAGCTCCCATGGAGGAGGCTCTATTCATCGATTTAGACTAATATTTTCAACGCACGGGTCCAATATTGCTCCGGATTCCATTATTTTAAAAGAATCTCGAGAGATTCATACTCAATCATTAGACCCTGTATTTGCACGTCGGGAAGCAGAGTGTTACAAGAATAACCTATTTAAGAATATTAACAAAAAACTATATATCCCCAAAGCATACCAACTTATTGTAAAGCCAGATTTGAAGCAATACTGGGTATGGATGGAGGACCTTGGTGAGAAAGCTTTTAACATAGAAATAACACCAGCAATCCTGGTAGAGATGGTTCGAGATATATCAGAATTGCATAGCATGTGGTGGGGAAGAGAAGATGAGCTGAGAAACATGCCATTCCTTAGACATCGCGCTCAAGCAATGTACGATGGGTTGTGGGTAGACAGGATTGCCCAGAATTGCCAATCCATTGCATTGCATTCTCAGGCTGAGCAAATTTCTAAGGTATTTACAGAAAAAAGATGCAAAGCGTTAATGCAGCTAAGCAAGGCTAAGGAATTAATCTATCCTAAGCTGGAAGCTTTGCCACAAACACTTCTTCATCATGATATTTGGCCCCCTAATTTAGGACGCTATTCCGGAAAAACTGTATTAATAGATTGGTCTTATGTTGGTCAAGGTACGCCTGGTGCAGATTTAAGCCAAACCGTAGCCTTGTTATTTCAAATGTGGGATCCAAATTTAGATGATGAAGCACTTTTGCACGCTCTTTGGACTGGATTAAAGGAAGATTCGGGATTGACCGTAGAATATGAAGAAATAGTGGCTGGATATGAACTTGCATTTTGTCTTAGACCAGCGCATGTTTTAGCGGGGCCTGTTCTTGGTTCAATTCTATCGGGAAAAAGTTCCATGGTTGGAGATTCTAGTTTGGACGGTAAATTGGCTTCAGCTGAAGCTGTTTTGCAAAGAATTGAGCGCGGTATACGGCGTTTGGAAGGTTGA
- a CDS encoding DUF2268 domain-containing protein, with protein sequence MGVIRTDKWLLDSYHKPIEICEKLKGHFDGALAAEIYDYLILHGMYQPIRNGSKVVEAFQKNTVWKIVQEEQLRLQKVWDGPNIPIFIFPSDKNNRKLKQDFNGKSGLAFKDKLFLFIAENNTEKEIRALFTHEYNHVCRLSKFQKKEKDYVLLDTIILEGLAENAVRERLGEELLATWTSYYSNEKLGQMWNNLVFPNRSVKKSNSKHQNILYGLRFYPKMLGYSVGYYLVKNYMEANNKTSKDLLNIKTETIAKIM encoded by the coding sequence ATGGGTGTAATTAGAACAGATAAATGGTTACTCGATTCATATCATAAACCAATTGAAATATGTGAAAAGTTAAAAGGGCACTTCGATGGTGCTCTTGCCGCCGAAATCTATGATTACTTAATTTTGCATGGAATGTATCAACCTATCAGAAATGGAAGCAAAGTAGTAGAAGCGTTTCAAAAAAATACAGTATGGAAAATTGTACAAGAGGAACAACTTCGACTTCAAAAAGTGTGGGATGGACCAAATATTCCTATCTTTATTTTTCCATCCGATAAGAACAACAGAAAATTAAAACAGGACTTTAACGGAAAATCAGGGTTGGCTTTCAAGGATAAACTATTTTTATTTATTGCAGAGAATAACACAGAAAAGGAAATAAGGGCGTTGTTTACACATGAGTATAACCATGTTTGTCGGTTATCCAAGTTTCAAAAAAAGGAAAAGGACTATGTATTGCTGGACACAATCATTTTAGAAGGATTAGCTGAAAATGCGGTACGTGAAAGATTGGGCGAGGAACTTTTAGCTACTTGGACATCGTATTATTCCAATGAAAAGCTAGGGCAAATGTGGAATAACTTAGTTTTCCCAAATAGAAGTGTTAAAAAAAGTAATTCCAAACATCAAAACATATTGTATGGATTACGTTTTTATCCGAAAATGTTAGGCTATAGTGTTGGATATTACTTGGTTAAGAATTATATGGAAGCTAATAACAAAACGAGTAAGGATCTATTAAACATCAAAACAGAAACAATTGCTAAAATAATGTGA
- a CDS encoding LLM class flavin-dependent oxidoreductase: protein MKKYRIDQNMGLEFGLYTLGDHIPNPYTGERISEKQRIHEIIELAKLAEQADIDVFSVGESHQAYFATQAHSVVLAAIAQATEKIKISSSSTIISTSDPVRVFEDFATIDLISEGRAEIVAGRASRIGLFDLLGYKVQDYEALFEEKFDLLLKLNEKEVVNWRGNFREPLRNAKLLPRPMNGSLPIWRAVGGTPASAMKAGYAGVPMMLATLGGPASIFKNTIDAYREAAKDNSFDPATLPVGTTGFFYAAETTQEAMREMYPYINEGMKLTNGQGFPKQAFAQAADKRSVINVGSPQEIIEKILYQHELFGHQRYLAQMDFGGVPFEKLAKNIEIIGTDILPAIKKYTVKK, encoded by the coding sequence ATGAAAAAATATAGAATCGACCAAAATATGGGGCTAGAATTTGGCCTTTATACATTAGGGGACCATATCCCAAATCCCTACACTGGAGAACGTATCTCAGAAAAACAACGGATTCATGAAATTATTGAATTGGCTAAGTTGGCTGAACAAGCTGATATTGACGTTTTTAGTGTAGGGGAAAGTCATCAAGCATATTTTGCAACTCAGGCACATTCTGTTGTTTTAGCAGCCATCGCTCAAGCGACAGAAAAAATAAAAATCTCAAGTTCTTCTACGATTATCAGTACGTCAGACCCCGTTCGAGTGTTCGAAGATTTTGCGACTATCGACTTGATTTCTGAAGGTCGGGCTGAAATCGTTGCTGGTCGCGCATCTCGAATAGGACTTTTTGATTTATTAGGCTATAAAGTCCAGGACTATGAAGCGTTGTTTGAAGAAAAATTTGATTTATTGCTTAAGCTCAATGAAAAAGAAGTAGTTAATTGGAGAGGGAATTTCCGTGAGCCTTTAAGGAACGCTAAACTTTTACCCAGACCTATGAATGGATCACTCCCAATTTGGCGTGCAGTTGGTGGAACCCCTGCTAGTGCCATGAAAGCTGGTTATGCTGGTGTTCCAATGATGCTAGCAACATTAGGAGGTCCCGCTAGTATCTTTAAGAATACGATTGATGCTTACAGAGAGGCTGCCAAGGATAATTCTTTTGACCCAGCCACACTACCGGTTGGAACAACAGGATTCTTCTATGCAGCTGAAACAACACAAGAGGCAATGAGGGAAATGTATCCTTATATTAATGAAGGAATGAAGTTAACAAATGGACAAGGCTTTCCAAAACAAGCATTCGCACAGGCGGCAGATAAACGTAGTGTGATAAATGTCGGCAGCCCACAGGAAATCATTGAAAAAATACTATATCAGCACGAGCTATTTGGTCATCAACGTTATCTCGCACAAATGGATTTCGGTGGAGTGCCATTTGAAAAATTAGCGAAAAACATCGAGATAATCGGTACAGACATTTTACCTGCTATTAAAAAGTATACAGTAAAAAAATAG
- a CDS encoding NADPH-dependent FMN reductase has translation MKIVGISGSVVGSKTKTAMNYVSKEISEKYPEAEYTLIDLAEHNVQFSDGRNYLEYDGDTGFVTKQMMEADAILIGTPIFQASIPGTLKNIFDLLPVHAFRDKVVSILVTAGSSKHFLVAEQQLKPILAYMKGQIVQTYVFIEEKDFNRKEIVNDDVLFRMERLVEDTVLLTDTYTKLREDKEAKYDF, from the coding sequence ATGAAAATCGTAGGAATATCCGGCTCAGTTGTCGGTTCTAAAACAAAAACAGCGATGAACTACGTATCTAAGGAAATCTCTGAGAAATATCCAGAAGCAGAATATACACTTATCGACTTGGCAGAACATAATGTTCAGTTTAGTGATGGGCGCAATTACTTGGAATATGACGGCGATACTGGTTTTGTGACAAAACAGATGATGGAAGCAGATGCCATTTTGATAGGAACACCTATTTTTCAGGCTTCCATTCCAGGCACATTAAAAAACATTTTCGATTTATTACCAGTTCATGCTTTTCGCGATAAAGTGGTAAGCATACTTGTAACAGCAGGTTCATCTAAACATTTTTTAGTAGCAGAACAACAGTTGAAGCCAATTTTGGCTTATATGAAAGGGCAAATTGTTCAGACCTATGTATTTATCGAAGAGAAAGATTTTAATCGTAAGGAAATTGTAAATGATGATGTTCTCTTTAGAATGGAACGTCTAGTTGAAGATACTGTTTTGTTAACAGATACGTATACAAAACTTCGAGAAGACAAAGAAGCAAAATACGATTTCTGA
- a CDS encoding class I SAM-dependent methyltransferase, which yields MNYTYLDCLAAFGVGGAHPGGLQLTKELLSREKIDETKSILDAGCGTGQTSAYIAEQYRCQVTALDCNKIMLDKARKRFSSLHLPIEVKEGSTEILPFDKMVFDMILSESVMSFTDVSLTIPEFNRVLKPNGVLLAIEMVLEKSLSKKELKPIVDFYGVTQLLTDKEWEDLFKKSSFKQVIVEEFNLHLEENDVQNATDFSVSENMDDKLFEILEKHENFTTVYKGIIGFRLFRCCI from the coding sequence TTGAATTATACTTATCTTGATTGTTTGGCAGCATTTGGAGTTGGCGGTGCACATCCTGGGGGCCTTCAGCTAACAAAGGAACTCTTATCAAGGGAAAAAATAGATGAAACAAAGTCAATTCTTGATGCGGGGTGTGGAACAGGGCAAACCTCTGCATATATAGCAGAACAGTACCGATGTCAAGTTACTGCCCTAGATTGTAACAAAATCATGTTGGATAAAGCTAGAAAAAGATTTTCATCCTTACATTTGCCGATTGAAGTTAAGGAAGGGAGCACTGAAATTCTTCCTTTCGATAAGATGGTATTTGATATGATACTATCAGAATCAGTTATGTCTTTTACAGATGTCAGCTTAACTATTCCTGAATTTAATAGAGTATTAAAGCCGAATGGTGTGTTGCTTGCGATTGAAATGGTTCTTGAAAAATCACTTTCTAAAAAAGAATTAAAACCAATCGTTGATTTTTATGGGGTTACTCAATTGCTAACTGACAAGGAATGGGAAGATCTTTTCAAAAAATCCAGTTTTAAACAAGTTATTGTAGAGGAATTTAACCTACATTTGGAAGAAAATGATGTGCAAAATGCTACTGATTTTTCAGTTTCGGAAAATATGGATGATAAATTATTTGAAATTCTTGAAAAGCACGAGAACTTCACTACAGTATATAAAGGTATAATAGGTTTTCGACTTTTCAGATGTTGTATTTGA
- a CDS encoding YhdT family protein, with product MVGRKKMDWRYKIAHKEAWIGIGLVVIHFLWWYGFAYGLGKKPVEEYSYVFGLPAWFFYSCVLGFVFMVILVSVAVKFLFKDIPFDDGEGETK from the coding sequence ATGGTTGGAAGAAAAAAGATGGACTGGCGTTATAAAATAGCACATAAAGAAGCGTGGATTGGTATTGGTTTAGTTGTCATTCATTTTCTCTGGTGGTATGGATTCGCATATGGGTTAGGAAAAAAACCAGTTGAAGAGTACTCGTACGTATTCGGATTGCCAGCATGGTTCTTTTATAGCTGTGTTTTAGGATTTGTATTCATGGTAATTCTTGTTTCCGTGGCTGTAAAGTTTTTATTTAAGGATATACCGTTTGATGATGGGGAAGGTGAGACAAAGTGA
- the panF gene encoding sodium/pantothenate symporter translates to MNIQVILPLLFFLIIIFIAGIYAAKYVKTSDSFLQEYFLGSRQLGGFVLAMTMIATYGSASSFLGGPGAAYHYGLAWVLLAMTQVVSGYFLLMILGKKFAIIARKYEAVTLTDFLKSRYNSHWVSIISAISIIIFLFSAMTAQWVGGARLIESVVGVSYTTALFIFAVSVMVYVIIGGFRAVAITDSIQGVIMLAGTIILVIAAIIAGGGIDNIMTELRTENPNLLSPYGSDRSLTPLYISSFWILVGVGVVGLPQVAVRAMSYKNARSMHRAIIIGTIVIGIIMLGMHLAGVFARVIIPGITVPDTVMPTLALSILPPWAAGIVLAAPMAAIMSTVDSLLLLVASAIVKDLYVGYINPKAEISKIKWISFWTTALIGLAVFLLAIHPPELLIWLNLFSFGGLEAVFIWPIVLGLYWRKSNKYGAISSMIAGMTSYILIHLWHPDAFGMHTVVLPVFISLIVFVIVSLSTTAKHKKFTY, encoded by the coding sequence GTGAATATTCAAGTCATTCTTCCATTACTGTTTTTTCTTATCATCATTTTTATTGCAGGTATATATGCAGCAAAATATGTAAAGACGTCAGATTCGTTTTTACAGGAATATTTTCTCGGTAGTAGACAGCTAGGCGGATTTGTATTGGCGATGACTATGATCGCAACATATGGAAGTGCTAGCAGTTTTCTTGGTGGTCCGGGAGCAGCCTATCATTACGGTCTTGCGTGGGTTTTATTAGCGATGACTCAAGTTGTCTCTGGATACTTTCTCTTAATGATCCTCGGAAAGAAATTCGCTATTATAGCTAGAAAATATGAAGCAGTAACTTTAACTGATTTTTTGAAAAGCAGATATAACTCCCATTGGGTGAGTATCATCTCGGCCATTAGTATTATTATTTTTCTTTTTTCAGCAATGACGGCGCAATGGGTAGGGGGAGCAAGGCTGATCGAATCTGTTGTTGGGGTTTCCTATACTACGGCTTTGTTCATTTTTGCTGTTTCCGTTATGGTTTACGTAATTATCGGTGGGTTTCGTGCTGTAGCGATCACAGACAGTATCCAAGGGGTAATTATGCTTGCAGGAACGATCATACTTGTAATTGCAGCGATTATAGCAGGTGGGGGCATTGATAATATTATGACCGAGCTCAGAACAGAGAACCCAAATTTATTAAGTCCGTATGGTTCTGATCGGAGCTTAACGCCATTATACATATCGTCGTTTTGGATTCTTGTCGGTGTAGGAGTGGTGGGACTTCCACAAGTTGCCGTCAGGGCGATGTCTTATAAAAATGCCCGGTCGATGCATAGGGCGATTATCATTGGTACGATCGTTATTGGTATCATTATGCTCGGTATGCACCTTGCTGGAGTGTTTGCGAGAGTGATCATCCCAGGTATTACTGTGCCGGATACAGTGATGCCCACTTTAGCGCTTTCTATCTTGCCACCATGGGCAGCTGGGATCGTTTTGGCCGCGCCCATGGCCGCAATCATGTCCACTGTCGATTCACTACTTTTGCTTGTTGCTTCAGCCATAGTGAAAGATTTATATGTTGGATATATAAATCCAAAAGCGGAAATATCTAAAATAAAATGGATTAGTTTTTGGACAACTGCTTTAATTGGGCTAGCTGTCTTTCTGTTAGCGATTCACCCGCCTGAATTACTCATTTGGTTGAATTTATTTTCCTTTGGTGGGTTGGAAGCTGTTTTTATTTGGCCGATAGTGCTTGGGTTATATTGGCGAAAGAGTAATAAATATGGGGCTATTAGCTCGATGATAGCAGGGATGACATCATATATATTAATTCATTTATGGCATCCAGATGCATTCGGTATGCATACTGTCGTACTACCTGTCTTCATTTCTCTAATCGTTTTTGTCATTGTGTCGTTATCAACAACAGCAAAGCATAAAAAGTTTACATATTGA